One genomic segment of Helianthus annuus cultivar XRQ/B chromosome 14, HanXRQr2.0-SUNRISE, whole genome shotgun sequence includes these proteins:
- the LOC110904669 gene encoding uncharacterized protein LOC110904669, producing MAKTKKPAGKTNQGNVVASSSATPSQQRGGKRKLVSQELENEVPQSTQSRREPMEEEDETNPYHVHIWKSGSLNDFKKDLQVQFFNEKIKGIGDRKEAFICEREITDHEFRPFGIIQRFEALGWEAALKCYDGEKTSMYMDPIQEWMASLEVTWGKSLKNMSLKGYANGKTVIMSGATLKQIAKFDSRPSAGYTYPNADLLFKRPDRHPEWPNMLVELFEPGKGGQMVRDDLKLPVRLMLLFVVQNVMPRRGDKKGIRKWEIPILYSLMTGRLKVSFTHLVMMNIWEARNSKGKKIIPHCRLITALLKKNGVFDMYNKATERDISPFTLKNLSKFKWELSTTERYLKLEQKDTGKKLRALKPDARVLEPGESDEAFSDDNAMGMNDELDEEGENEIDMEAEAGIGMISWVHTEPRGAYITSRGIGDEMAKVIQQARTPDWSDFPGFAQVIYDQNTHHRELNRLESQRIQEMLTSLLDRSGRPTSDTL from the coding sequence ATGGCTAAGACAAAGAAACCGGCGGGAAAGACAAACCAGGGTAATGTGGTTGCAAGTTCTTCAGCAACACCTTCACAACAACGTGGTGGAAAGAGAAAATTAGTCTCACAAGAATTAGAAAATGAAGTTCCTCAATCGACACAATCAAGAAGAGAACCAATGGAAGAGGAAGATGAGACCAATCCATATCATGTTCACATTTGGAAGAGTGGTTCATTAAATGATTTTAAGAAAGATCTTCAAGTTCAGTTCTTTAATGAGAAGATAAAGGGTATAGGTGATAGGAAGGAGGCGTTCATATGTGAACGGGAGATCACAGACCATGAATTCAGGCCTTTTGGGATTATACAAAGGTTTGAAGCTTTAGGATGGGAAGCTGCATTAAAGTGTTATGATGGAGAAAAGACGAGCATGTACATGGATCCAATACAAGAGTGGATGGCGTCGTTGGAGGTTACTTGGGGTAAGTCGTTGAAAAATATGAGTTTGAAGGGGTATGCTAATGGTAAGACGGTAATTATGTCAGGGGCAACGCTTAAGCAGATTGCAAAGTTTGATTCAAGACCAAGTGCAGGTTATACATATCCGAATGCAGATCTTCTATTTAAACGTCCAGACAGGCATCCAGAGTGGCCTAACATGTTAGTGGAGTTATTTGAACCGGGGAAGGGAGGTCAAATGGTGAGAGATGACCTTAAGTTGCCTGTTAGACTAATGCTATTGTTTGTGGTTCAAAATGTGATGCCCCGACGTGGGGATAAGAAAGGAATTCGAAAATGGGAGATTCCCATTCTCTACTCATTGATGACCGGGAGACTTAAGGTATCTTTCACGCACTTAGTGATGATGAACATATGGGAAGCGAGAAATAGCAAAGGGAAGAAGATTATTCCACATTGCCGGTTGATTACAGCTCTTTTGAAGAAAAATGGGGTTTTTGATATGTATAACAAAGCTACAGAGAGAGATATTTCTCCGTTTACTCTAAAGAATTTGAGCAAGTTCAAATGGGAACTCTCAACAACTGAGCGATACCTCAAGTTAGAGCAAAAAGATACGGGTAAGAAGTTGCGGGCATTGAAGCCCGATGCTCGGGTTTTGGAACCAGGCGAGTCGGATGAGGCTTTCAGCGATGATAATGCGATGGGTATGAATGATGAGTTGGATGAAGAAGGGGAGAATGAGATTGATATGGAAGCTGAGGCAGGTATTGGTATGATTTCGTGGGTGCACACGGAGCCACGGGGTGCGTATATTACGTCAAGGGGTATAGGTGATGAGATGGCTAAGGTTATTCAACAGGCAAGGACACCAGACTGGAGTGATTTTCCTGGTTTTGCACAAGTAATATATGACCAGAACACCCATCATAGAGAGTTGAACAGATTAGAGTCGCAAAGAATTCAAGAGATGCTTACGTCCTTGTTAGATCGCAGTGGCCGCCCTACTTCCGACACTCTCTGA